From the Telopea speciosissima isolate NSW1024214 ecotype Mountain lineage chromosome 9, Tspe_v1, whole genome shotgun sequence genome, the window TCAACACTTCAGGGTTTGATCATAGATTTTCTATGTCAACATAATAATTATTAGTGGAAGTCAACTATGGCAAACTATAGAGTTGGCTTGTTCTGATTATATCAGGAAACTTTGCCATGACCAGGTATTGCAGATTGGTATCATTAAAACTCAACTAGTGAATCTCAAGGGATAGAACCTGCTCAAGGGTGCAAATTTCAAGCGCAACAGGAGACTCACGTGAAATTTTATAAAAGATAGGGGTAGAAACTGAGAATAATAAATCGAAATAGAATCGGTTTTTGAAATATAGTTCGATAGAACCTAACTAGACTGATATGAGAGGAAACTATTATCTTCACAAGGACTGCTTAGATCAGCATGAAACTAAGGTCGAGTAGCCTATAATATGGGCCCTATTGACCACCAAACTTACTAAGAAAATCATTAAGAGCTAAGGGGTGTGATAGGTCCGGTATATAGATTATGGAAAACAGAGCAGGTAAGAAAGATGATTTATAGATGATCATCAAACAGGAAATTAACAAGGATTAAATACACATGCACCCCCTAAGTCGTCCAAAAATTCCACATGCCTCCCTGAGATTCTGACAATTCCACGGGTACCCCCTGCTTTTCACTTAATCCATGTTTTAGTCCATGCCGTACTATCACGTGTTAGACGttaaaatttttgtttattggccaaactaccctttcttctaaaCACCCCCCAATTTGAAAAGACATTTTTTCcctaccctcatcttcccctattcatcttccttttacaaatgtagatacccaataccaccaccactacccacCATTGCAGCagccaccaccacaaccaccaccgccacccaccattaacaccatcaccgcCTGCAGCCCCATCCCACACCATCCTCTTTCCCGTGTGATCATCACCACACAAAGCcgtgaggtttggaaaatttcacctcttcaattcctttctctttcccatgaggtttagggttttctctgCTGAAATTTCAAGTTGCAACTTCCCTGCAATTACAGATTAgcttttataaaaagaaaaagaaataaggttTCGATCCTTTGTTGCAATCGGTggagatgggaagaagaagggaaagagatggtGAGGAATGGTTTCGGCTATTGGCAAATCGTCGAGGCCGCTGCCAGCAATGTCAACCAAAATAAAACCTTCGGAAACAAATATCCAAGTAACGCCGGTTCATGCATTTCCCAGAACCGAACCTCAGATTTCTAGCCCAAACATAACCACATCTGAGAAACCGTCATCAGTTGCAGAGGCTAATCAGAATGGTGGCAGTTCTTCGGAGCGGCCTAATGGGGGAGGCGATACAGATGGATCGATCAAGCCCAGGTTGAAGCCATTGCATTGGGATAAAGTAAGGGCAACTTCGGATCGAGCCATGGTTTGTGATCACCTGAAATCGAGCTCATTTCAGTAAAGGGCAAAAATGAATATAAAGGATTAACCCCATCTCGCATTAACAGCGGTTCGTGCATTTCCCAGAAGCAGCGGATTTGTGAATAACTGGGAGTTCTTCACAATCACAGAAGCAGCGGATTTGTGAATTTTGTAGGTGTTGCTCTCCCTCGGCCAGGGCTAGAGCATCAGGGTTCACTTCGATCtcggaagaaaaaaatgaaattctctttcgttttttttttcctcactGTAACAGCAGGGAAAACAAAAGGGGTGGGGGTGTTGTTGCAGTGGGAGTCGATGGAGAGGGGAAGGGTGCTGTGGTAACGGGAGAagatgatttggagaagatttggggaagaagatgatgatgatttggagaagatgagggcattttggtctttccTCGTTCTTCCTTTGTGCAAAAATGGAAGATAATGGGTATATCTACTCATAAGGGCATTGtggtaattatgccctagcaagggtataattgtacaTTACATTCTTCAATGTCAGATCCGTTAGCATTTAACGCCTGATATTAACTGCATGAACATAAATAGGATTAATTTGAAAAGCAGGGGGTGCATGTGGAATTGTCAGAATCTCAGGGGGGCATGTGGAATTATTGGACTACTTAGGGGGTGCATGCATATTTAACCCAATTAACAATACATTCAAGAAAGAATGATAACAAAGCCGTAATCATGAAATTTCAGAATAAATTAAAAAGTAATGAAGGATTTATGATGATTTAAAGAGGCTGAAAGAAGAAGGTAAAACAGGAGTGTGCAGAGTTGGTTGAGTTAGAAAACTAACCTGAAACAGGAAAACTAAAAGGAGAGGGAAGGCAAGAGAGGAATGGTTGAAGAAATCACCTATTGTATAAAAGAGTTAAAAACAATACATATACCAGCTACAACTCCAACTTAACTAACTAAAAAGGTAAATCTTGTAATCCTAGCTTCTACCCATATTTgaggcccattaaagtgacaTCCATTGGACCAAAGATCCAATACATGAGTAACCCAACGTCCCAACCCAAatcttatttccaataaaatagcCCACTACAGCAATTTTCCTGCATCAGCGGGGTTTGGAATTAACTTTATTCCATGCACCACAAACAAACATATGTGCAGACACATGGATAATCTAGTTGAATGGCAAAGCGCTAGACAACTATATAGAACATTTTCTCCAATGAAAATCATTGATGTAACAAGAAAAAATTCAAGATGGAGCCTATGGGTCCAATAGAGCAAAGGATTAAGTGTGTGGTTTACATAAGGGTCATCATAAGAATCTGACACACATCGGACTGCTTTTGCCTGCCATCAGCAGTACAATCATCCAGCCCAAATGTCCTAATTAATAGTTGAAACATAGGTGTGCTTTAAAGTATCTACATATTTATTTGCATTTGAATAGGGAAATGGTTCCTATATTTCCCAATATCTGCCACATTTATCAATCATGAGGGGTCCAAATTTGTGGAAAGGCAGGTAAGGCCCCAAGGTCCCCTGTCCACATCAATTTTCAGCCTTAACAGAGTAGGTCACATGGTGAAATAAAGCTATCAAGATCCATTAGAGATTCCAACCTTTGAGAAATAGTTGAAAAGAAAGTGGCAGCTGAAAAGAAGAGGGATAATACCAACACGTGGGAGattatatgattgaattttgcACTGAAATTTTACAAGTGGCCAGTGTAGACCATTCAATAGCTACCCGATGATTAAAATTGCCATATGCATGGTGCGACATAAAGAAGGCCTCCCTAAGTGGGTGGTGTAAAAAACCTTTTCACCTTCTgccaaataaacacaaatacAAAATTAATCTGGTAAATAGTTTGAATCTTCTCGAAAGTTGCAATCAGGCTTCCGACAATAATTTGTTGAATATGAAATTCATTGTAAAAGCCCCTAATGCAGATAAATTACAGATATGGGTTTATTTTAGTGGGAATAAGCCTTGAGTTGGGGTtttatatgtgttgggcctttggttcAATGGGTTTTGATTGTAATAGGCAACTTTAATgcacctaaaatatgggtaggagGTAGGCATATGGGATTTACTTTACAActtttttgtgtgttttattTCATTAAGTAGATGTTATTTCCCTGGTTGTTAAGGATAGGATAGAGTCTTGCTGAATAGAACTCCTATTCCTACTTTGGATTGATATTTATCATGTGGGACACCTATTCTAACCAGCTAAGATAGAGTTTAGTTATAAGAGACAattatatttctttcctccctaTTCAAGTACATATTCCTTTCCTATTTTGAGTACACTTTTAGTTTCTACATATTGATGCAAGATCCATAGAGCACTTTATGATTTTGCTATTGAATAAAATTGGCTTTTGCTGCCTCTATGTTCTATGGGATTCAGAATACTCTGTTGTGGGAGGCAACAACCCTTGTGAGATACTAAGGTTGGTTGATGGGATGTTAGCCCAGTTCCAGGTGGGATGCTTGTTTCATATTGTTCATCTATTCCTCCATTCTTCTAGTCTATCTGTCACTGATTCAGGTTTTCTATTTAGTTATTCTTCATGTTCTAGTAGCTAAAAATTTCTATTTCTCATTGTTTACATCTCAGTTCTTAAATCAAACTTCAGATTTGGACATCGGAGCTCATTCTACATCATCCTACGGtttcaaaatcagattttgatcATGTTTTGATAGTCCTATTGCTACTCGAATTACTGGAATTCTCAGAACTGGTTTCTATTTCAGTCCTAGTTTCGGTTTCTTGTTCTACCTTGATAGTTAACTGTTAATGCTTGcttttggttttgattgatCATCCTTTCAATACATCTTTGGTTTTCCTAGAATCTGAGATTGATCCCTTGATCAGGAAACCCTAATCCAGAGTCCTACCCTAAGTAGGATTCTTCTGCAGATCCAGATCCAACCATTGTTTTAGGATCATCTTTGAGGGATTGTTCCCAGCTACATTACAGACCTCAAACAGTACAGATTAGTTATTAATAAATGTTGGTTTCCTTGACCATATCCACCACTGGCAACTGGCTGCACCAATCTGTCAAGAAATATTAGATCAACAATCTTAAAACGTATCTTCTGtaatactttttagaaatacaATAGGCTGCAATTATATCTATCGAAAACAAAAGCCGcaagaatcaaagaaaaataagaaatgcCAGTTGTAGAAATTTAAAATCATCGAACAGAAAGAAAGACTCACCATTTTTGTAGACAATCCCCCATGCCTTACCATGTCGTCCATCCTGCAACAGACCATACAATGCAAACCTAAAAACGataaatttatgaaaataaatgaaaatggtGGTTTCTTCCGGGAGGAAGGGGGGTTTATGGAGGTGAGCATCAGAGGATAAAAACAGAGAAACAAGAAACCTTGTAGAGGTTGATCTTCGTGATCTGGTATGAGACTTCAACCCAGTGACTCTTCGCCATTTGATATCCAACTCCCCAGTTAGGAAGAAATTGAGCAACTTCaaagaagttcttcttcttcctacgcTTTGGTGTCTTTGATAGTACTACTGTGGCTGCATTTGAAGTAGGGGCAGAAGTGCAGAAGCTTCTGATAAGACCTAATGAACGCCTGCAAAGACCAATTGCTTTCTGCATCTCTAATCTGCTCACGAGTCACAACAATATCCAGAGAATAAGAAGTCTTCCGCTCTACTTttaaccccctttttttt encodes:
- the LOC122639814 gene encoding uncharacterized protein LOC122639814 isoform X1; the encoded protein is MQKAIGLCRRSLGLIRSFCTSAPTSNAATVVLSKTPKRRKKKNFFEVAQFLPNWGVGYQMAKSHWVEVSYQITKINLYKDGRHGKAWGIVYKNGLPAADAPKKISGVHKRCWRYVPDSKKATENLLKQEAQAA
- the LOC122639814 gene encoding uncharacterized protein LOC122639814 isoform X2 encodes the protein MQKAIGLCRRSLGLIRSFCTSAPTSNAATVVLSKTPKRRKKKNFFEVAQFLPNWGVGYQMAKSHWVEVSYQITKINLYKDGRHGKAWGIVYKNGVTAADAPKKISGVHKRCWRYVPDSKKATENLLKQEAQAA